In Perognathus longimembris pacificus isolate PPM17 chromosome 3, ASM2315922v1, whole genome shotgun sequence, a single window of DNA contains:
- the Znf26 gene encoding LOW QUALITY PROTEIN: zinc finger protein 26 (The sequence of the model RefSeq protein was modified relative to this genomic sequence to represent the inferred CDS: inserted 7 bases in 4 codons; deleted 1 base in 1 codon) — protein MEGNQVNSGHCYRWRNSERPYECSKCERAFSAKSNLNAHQRVHTGEKLYSCSECGKVFSFRSQLIVHQEIHTGRKPYGCSEYGKAYSWKSQFSLHQRSYTGVKPYECSXKSPLVVHQRSHTGMKPHKCNECGKAFRSKSYLLVHIRIHTAEKPYQCTDCGKAFNMKTQLIVHQRAHSGNNPYQCSDCGKAFGRKEQFTTHLLTHAGLXPYGCSECGKAFSSKSYLVIHRRTHTGERPYECNLCERTFCGKSQLIIHQRTXTEKPYECRECEKAYSRKASLEIHQKTHSXEKPFKCSECRKAFIQKFSLSEHQRVHTREKPWTCSERPIILDGTGPGLSALSFAIGDQGCRPPVPWSQHGADPGAGVCGGWRWGRRLVFGRVRAVSGRQRDRAGPHSCCSGSGQAGRSRFLDRIWKGFTKDQSRPRPAAVSAEGRHLEVIRASTCCYHVVVVI, from the exons ATGGAAGGTAATCAAGTGAATAGTGGCCATTGTTACAGGTGGAGG aatagTGAGAGACCTTATGAATGCAGTAAATGTGAAAGAGCCTTCAGTGCCAAGTCAAATCTTAATGCTCATCAGAGAGTTCACACAGGAGAAAAACTCTACTCATGTAGTGAATGTGGGAAAGTCTTCTCTTTCAGGTCACAACTCATAGTCCACCAGGAAATTCACACAGGAAGGAAACCCTATGGTTGCAGTGAATATGGGAAGGCTTACAGTTGGAAATCTCAATTTTCTTTACACCAAAGGAGTTATACAGGAGTGAAACCTTATGAGTGCAG GAAGTCTCCCTTGGTTGTACACCAGAGAAGTCACACAGGAATGAAACCTCATAAGTGCAATGAATGTGggaaggcctttagaagtaagtCCTACCTCCTTGTTCACATTAGAATTCACACAGCAGAAAAACCCTATCAGTGT ACTgattgtgggaaagccttcaatatGAAGACACAGCTAATTGTGCACCAAAGAGCTCACAGTGGAAATAACCCTTACCAGTGCAGTGACTGTGGCAAAGCCTTTGGCAGAAAGGAGCAGTTTACCACTCACTTGCTAACCCATGCTGGGTT GCCTTATGGGTGCAGTGAATGTGGGAAGGCTTTCAGCAGCAAATCATACCTTGTTATACAcaggagaacacacacaggagagaggcCCTATGAATGTAACTTATGTGAGAGAACCTTCTGTGGGAAATCACAGCTAATTATACACCAGAGAA CAacagagaagccctatgaatgcaGGGAATGTGAAAAGGCGTATTCTAGGAAGGCATCCCTTGAAATACACCAGAAAACTCACTC AGAGAAACCTTTTAAGTGCAGTGAATGTAGGAAAGCCTTTATTCAGAAGTTCTCTCTCAGTGAACATCAGAGAGTTCACacaagagagaaaccatggaCGTGCTCTGAGAGACCAATCATACTTGA CGGGACCGGGCCGGGCCTCTCTGCTTTGTCCTTCGCTATCGGGGACCAGGGTTGCCGCCCGCCCGTGCCCTGGTCACAGCACGGAGCAGACCCCGGTGCCGGCGTCTGTGGTGGATGGCGGTGGGGACGGCGCCTCGTCTTCGGACGGGTGCGGGCTGTCTCCGGCCGCCAGCGCGATCGCGCAGGGCCGCACTCCTGCTGCTCCGGGTCTGGCCAGGCCGGCCGCAGCCGCTTCCTCGACCGCATTTGGAAGGGCTTCACGAAAGACCAGAGCCGGCCCAGGCCCGCCGCCGTCTCCGCCGAAGGGAGGCACCTCGAAGTCATTAGAGCAAGTACTTGTTGCTACCACGTGGTGGTGGTGATCTGA